A stretch of the Flavobacterium aquiphilum genome encodes the following:
- a CDS encoding T9SS type A sorting domain-containing protein — protein sequence MRLLLPKSPFLTFIFLIANLFFANASFGQTVSLDQADLDYAPGETVYITGTGWYPNEIINLQVDHLTQPIPDHGTPDPHQPWTVVADSSGNFTASWFVTDYELGANLLLNADGLLSGYTYEVFFTDASNFDSASITPQSTSLTYGTGGTVTYTIEIDRSGNGNLDVTLSIDPLNLLPIGAILVSFNPATVSFSGNTPTSKTSNLSISTLNTLNAGTYSFKVKAVGGGVTKLIDATLVINKATPTATLIVNNSPVSYTGSGQSAIVGISTSSVPGTVSNVLTGGSATQTAAGTYPVMASFVPTDSANYNTLTGLSAGNFVINKAESAITATGTTSFIYNGSAQGPISSIVTGSTGVVTYSYSGVSPTVYSASATPPTNAGAYQVVATVASDVNYNGASSVPLAFTIGKAFSTTTVSIVGGPFTYTGSAQTPATVSVTGVGGLSLTPTADYANNTNAGTATASYTYAGDDNYLGSSDSKTFDIAKASSTTTVTIVGGPFTYTGSAQTPATVSVSGVGGLSLSPTADYANNTNAGTATASYTYAGDANHEGSSDSKTFDIDKASSTTTVSIVGGPFAYTGSAQTPATVSVSGVGGLSLSPTADYANNTNAGTATASYTYAGDANHEGSSDSKTFDIGKASSTTTVTIVGGPFTYTGSAQTPATVSVSGVGGLSLSPTADYANNTNAGTATASYTYAGDANHEGSSDSKTFDIGKASSTTTVTIVGEPFMYTGSAQTPATVSVSGVGGLSLSPTADYANNTNAGTATASYTYAGDANHEGSSDSKTFDIGKASSTTTVTIVGGSFTYSGSAQTPATVSVTGVGGLSLTPTADYANNTNAGTATASYTYAGDANHETSSDSKTFVINKADAVVTVNGYTGVYDAAAHGATGSAVGVAGDLSATGSTLNLGSSFTNVPGGTANWTFTGGTNYNDQSGSVAIVISQATASIVVNGYAGTYDVTAHGASLVSATGVASADLSSSVIIAPTTYTNYPGGTVGWSFANNNYAPQSGSVDITINKADAVVTVNGYTGVYDAAAHGATGSAVGVAGDLSATGSTLNLGSSFTNVPGGTANWTFTGGTNYNDQSGSVTIAISKATASIVVNGYAGTYDATAHGASLVSATGVADADLSSSVTIVPTTYTNYPGGTVGWSFANNNYAPQSGTVDITINKANAVVTVNGYTGVYDAAAHGATGTAVGVAGDLSATGSTLNLGSSFTNVPGGTANWIFTGGTNYNDQSGSAAIVISQATANIVVNGYVGTYDATAHGASLVSATGVADADLSSSVTIAPTTYTNYPGGTVGWSFANNNYAPQSGTVDITINKANAVVTVTGYTGVYDAAAHGATGSAVGVAGDLSATGSTLNLGSSFTNVPGGTANWTFTGGTNYNDQSGSVTIAISKANTTVSVTGGGTFNFDNIAHAVTAYAVGVEGDHIVTPFTFSYVGTNCAGAYNSATAPSAPGTYTATATFVGNSNYNGSSSTAIIIINSTLSATIATNKSNLYFGFSGGDTATITVKPTGGQAPYRVSITMVNPQTVLPGRIKERVDGKLICDYINAAGDEVWIPGANTNSTTGNSCDNQPTSTSNANISMGGSYSVNATLLTDARFVATVTDANGCSYTIPVESAARVDAEDARCFAGKSGVEKVTLCHKTGSAKNPCMEICVDQSAVQEHLNHGDFLGKCTNNCLPPVANAKHLGTGKTLIEDTADEIVEFNVIAYPNPSNYQFSLAVTSGSNEKVEVLVYNMSARLIKRIEKSNEKTILFGEDLPAGEYLVLVRQGENQKAVNVIKK from the coding sequence ATGAGACTACTTTTACCTAAATCGCCATTTTTAACGTTTATTTTTTTGATTGCAAATTTGTTTTTTGCAAATGCAAGTTTTGGACAGACTGTATCACTTGATCAAGCTGATTTGGATTATGCTCCGGGAGAAACAGTTTATATTACAGGAACGGGCTGGTATCCAAATGAAATAATTAATTTGCAGGTTGATCATCTTACGCAACCCATTCCCGATCATGGAACACCTGACCCACATCAACCATGGACAGTTGTAGCGGATAGCTCGGGTAATTTTACCGCTTCATGGTTTGTCACGGACTATGAATTGGGAGCTAACCTTTTGCTTAATGCTGACGGGTTATTGTCAGGGTATACTTATGAGGTGTTTTTTACGGATGCCTCAAACTTTGACAGTGCATCAATTACGCCACAATCTACAAGTCTGACCTATGGAACAGGTGGAACTGTAACGTATACAATAGAAATTGATAGATCAGGGAACGGAAATTTAGATGTAACGCTTTCAATAGATCCTTTAAATTTACTCCCTATTGGTGCTATTCTTGTAAGTTTTAATCCTGCCACCGTTTCCTTTAGTGGTAACACTCCAACCTCCAAAACATCTAATTTATCTATTTCAACATTAAATACACTTAATGCAGGAACATATAGTTTTAAAGTTAAAGCTGTTGGAGGTGGAGTAACAAAATTAATAGATGCAACGCTTGTTATCAACAAAGCAACACCAACGGCAACATTGATTGTAAATAATTCACCAGTTAGTTATACAGGTTCAGGACAAAGTGCTATAGTAGGTATTTCTACTAGTTCTGTGCCAGGAACGGTAAGTAATGTTTTAACAGGAGGTTCCGCTACGCAAACGGCTGCAGGGACTTACCCTGTTATGGCAAGTTTTGTTCCAACAGATAGTGCCAATTACAATACACTGACAGGATTGTCCGCAGGAAATTTTGTTATCAACAAAGCAGAATCTGCAATAACAGCAACAGGAACAACTTCTTTTATATATAACGGTTCAGCACAAGGGCCAATTTCATCGATAGTAACTGGATCAACAGGGGTAGTTACTTATAGTTACTCAGGAGTGTCTCCAACTGTTTATAGTGCCAGCGCAACACCACCTACTAATGCGGGGGCGTATCAAGTTGTTGCAACTGTAGCTAGTGATGTTAATTATAATGGCGCTAGTTCTGTGCCTTTAGCTTTTACCATCGGCAAAGCTTTTTCCACTACAACGGTAAGTATAGTTGGCGGACCGTTCACATATACCGGATCGGCTCAAACCCCGGCCACAGTAAGTGTTACAGGTGTTGGCGGACTGAGTTTGACCCCAACAGCAGATTATGCCAACAACACCAATGCAGGAACCGCTACAGCTAGTTATACTTATGCCGGAGATGACAATTATTTGGGTAGCAGCGACAGTAAAACGTTTGATATCGCCAAAGCTTCTTCCACTACAACAGTGACCATAGTTGGCGGACCGTTTACGTATACCGGTTCGGCACAAACCCCGGCCACGGTTAGTGTTTCCGGTGTTGGCGGATTGAGTTTGTCCCCAACGGCAGATTATGCCAACAACACCAATGCGGGTACGGCTACAGCTAGTTATACTTATGCCGGAGATGCGAACCATGAAGGCAGCAGCGACAGTAAAACGTTTGATATCGACAAAGCTTCTTCCACTACAACAGTAAGTATAGTTGGCGGACCGTTTGCATATACCGGATCGGCACAAACCCCGGCCACGGTTAGTGTTTCCGGTGTTGGCGGATTGAGTTTGTCCCCAACGGCAGATTATGCCAACAACACCAATGCGGGTACGGCTACGGCTAGTTATACATATGCTGGAGATGCGAACCATGAAGGCAGTAGCGACAGTAAAACGTTTGATATCGGCAAAGCTTCTTCCACTACAACAGTGACCATAGTTGGCGGACCGTTTACGTATACCGGTTCGGCACAAACCCCAGCCACGGTAAGTGTTTCAGGTGTTGGCGGATTGAGTTTGTCCCCAACGGCAGATTATGCCAACAACACGAATGCAGGCACGGCTACGGCTAGTTATACATATGCAGGAGACGCGAACCATGAAGGCAGCAGCGACAGTAAAACGTTTGATATCGGCAAAGCATCTTCCACTACGACAGTGACCATAGTTGGCGAACCGTTTATGTATACCGGATCGGCACAAACCCCAGCCACAGTTAGTGTTTCCGGTGTCGGCGGATTGAGTTTGAGTCCAACAGCAGATTATGCCAATAACACCAATGCGGGAACCGCTACAGCTAGTTATACTTATGCCGGAGATGCGAACCATGAAGGCAGCAGCGACAGTAAAACGTTTGATATCGGCAAAGCATCTTCCACTACGACAGTGACCATAGTTGGCGGATCGTTTACGTATAGCGGATCGGCACAAACCCCAGCCACAGTAAGTGTTACAGGTGTTGGTGGACTGAGTTTGACCCCAACAGCAGATTATGCCAACAACACCAATGCAGGAACCGCTACAGCTAGTTATACTTATGCTGGGGACGCCAACCATGAAACCAGTAGCGACAGCAAAACCTTCGTAATCAATAAAGCCGATGCAGTTGTAACAGTAAACGGTTATACAGGTGTTTATGATGCTGCCGCGCATGGAGCAACAGGTTCGGCTGTTGGAGTTGCAGGAGATCTTTCTGCAACGGGCAGTACCTTGAACCTTGGTTCTTCATTTACCAATGTTCCCGGGGGAACAGCCAACTGGACATTTACCGGAGGGACAAATTATAACGATCAGAGTGGAAGTGTAGCGATTGTAATCAGCCAAGCCACAGCCAGTATTGTTGTCAACGGATATGCCGGAACATACGATGTAACCGCGCACGGTGCGAGCTTGGTTTCAGCCACAGGCGTTGCCAGCGCAGATCTTTCATCTTCTGTAATTATTGCTCCAACAACATATACCAATTATCCGGGAGGTACAGTTGGATGGTCATTTGCAAACAACAACTATGCACCACAGAGTGGAAGTGTTGACATTACGATCAATAAAGCCGATGCGGTTGTAACAGTAAACGGTTATACAGGTGTTTATGATGCTGCCGCGCATGGAGCAACAGGTTCGGCTGTTGGAGTTGCAGGAGACCTTTCTGCAACGGGCAGCACTTTGAACCTAGGTTCTTCATTTACCAATGTTCCCGGCGGAACAGCCAACTGGACATTTACAGGAGGAACAAATTATAACGATCAATCAGGTAGCGTTACTATTGCGATAAGCAAAGCCACAGCCAGTATTGTTGTCAACGGATATGCCGGAACATACGATGCAACCGCGCACGGTGCGAGCTTGGTTTCAGCCACAGGCGTTGCCGATGCAGATCTTTCATCTTCTGTAACTATTGTTCCAACAACATATACCAATTATCCGGGAGGTACAGTTGGATGGTCATTTGCAAACAACAACTATGCACCACAAAGTGGAACTGTTGACATTACGATCAACAAAGCCAATGCGGTTGTAACAGTAAACGGTTATACAGGTGTTTATGATGCTGCTGCGCATGGAGCAACAGGTACGGCTGTTGGAGTTGCCGGAGACCTTTCTGCAACGGGCAGCACTTTGAACCTTGGTTCTTCATTTACCAATGTTCCCGGGGGAACGGCCAACTGGATATTTACAGGAGGAACAAATTATAACGACCAGAGCGGAAGTGCAGCGATTGTAATCAGCCAAGCCACAGCCAATATTGTTGTCAACGGATATGTCGGAACATACGATGCAACCGCGCACGGTGCGAGCTTGGTTTCAGCCACAGGCGTTGCCGATGCAGATCTTTCATCTTCTGTAACTATTGCTCCAACAACATATACCAATTATCCGGGAGGTACAGTTGGATGGTCATTTGCAAACAACAACTATGCACCACAAAGTGGAACTGTTGACATTACGATCAACAAAGCCAATGCGGTTGTAACAGTAACGGGGTATACAGGTGTTTATGATGCTGCCGCGCATGGAGCAACAGGTTCGGCTGTTGGAGTTGCAGGAGACCTTTCTGCAACGGGCAGCACTTTGAACCTAGGTTCTTCATTTACCAATGTTCCCGGCGGAACAGCCAACTGGACATTTACAGGAGGAACAAATTATAACGATCAATCAGGTAGCGTTACTATTGCGATAAGCAAAGCCAATACAACAGTTAGTGTGACAGGAGGTGGCACTTTTAATTTTGATAATATTGCACATGCAGTGACAGCGTATGCTGTTGGTGTCGAAGGAGATCATATTGTAACTCCATTTACTTTTAGTTATGTTGGAACAAATTGTGCAGGAGCTTATAATTCTGCTACTGCGCCTTCGGCTCCAGGAACTTATACCGCGACTGCGACATTTGTTGGTAATTCTAATTATAATGGTTCGTCATCAACAGCAATTATAATTATTAATTCTACTTTATCGGCAACAATTGCGACCAATAAATCTAATCTTTATTTTGGTTTTTCGGGTGGTGATACTGCAACTATTACAGTAAAACCGACAGGGGGACAAGCACCTTACAGAGTTTCTATTACTATGGTAAATCCACAGACTGTATTGCCAGGTCGTATAAAAGAACGAGTAGATGGTAAGTTAATATGTGATTATATCAATGCTGCGGGAGATGAAGTTTGGATTCCCGGAGCTAATACGAATAGTACAACAGGCAATAGTTGTGACAATCAGCCAACTTCTACTTCAAATGCGAATATATCGATGGGGGGTAGTTATTCTGTTAATGCTACTTTGCTTACAGATGCACGATTTGTTGCAACAGTGACAGATGCTAATGGGTGTTCTTATACAATACCAGTTGAATCGGCTGCTAGGGTTGATGCTGAAGATGCACGCTGTTTTGCGGGTAAAAGCGGCGTAGAGAAAGTTACTCTTTGTCATAAAACAGGAAGTGCTAAGAATCCTTGTATGGAGATTTGCGTTGATCAATCAGCTGTGCAGGAGCACCTTAATCATGGGGATTTTTTAGGAAAATGTACCAATAACTGTTTGCCTCCAGTTGCAAATGCGAAACATTTGGGAACGGGTAAAACACTTATAGAGGATACAGCTGATGAGATTGTCGAATTTAATGTTATTGCTTATCCTAATCCATCCAATTATCAGTTTTCATTAGCAGTAACAAGTGGAAGTAATGAAAAAGTGGAAGTTTTAGTTTATAATATGTCGGCTAGACTAATTAAAAGAATAGAAAAAAGCAATGAGAAAACTATTCTGTTTGGTGAGGATTTACCTGCTGGAGAATACCTAGTTTTAGTTCGTCAAGGAGAAAATCAGAAAGCAGTAAATGTGATTAAAAAATAA
- a CDS encoding protein-disulfide reductase DsbD family protein: MKKIFFILFAFFAFAKVNAQVLDPVKWTIAIEKKSETNYILTFNAVIEKDWHMYSQFTPDGGPLPLELVFKDQKGNYNLIGKVKESKTTKAFNDVFGVDEIFFHDKAQIQQEITLTNPKATSIQTELSYQVCKEVCINQEKKFTFKIPKTESTVAVATPVEVAKKDTTKADTASTFTVVAKEVAPAEKTENKVAEQPKPKAEIGLWSIFFIAFFSGFAALLTPCVFPMIPMTVSFFTKQSKNKAAGIRNAIIYGISIILIYVLLGILVTWIFGADALNALSTNVWFNLLFFILLVVFAVSFLGAFEIMLPNSWANKVDSQADKGGIIGILFMALALAIVSFSCTGPIVGTLLVDAASKGGIAPIIGMFGFSLALALPFMLFAMFPGWLHSLPKSGGWLNTVKVVLGFLELALAFKFLSNADLVLQLHLLEREVFLVIWIAIFGVLAFYLFGKITLPHDSPMSHISVGRLSLGLLVLSFTIYLIPGLWGAPLKLISAFPPPMEYSESPLGLGNLNSGNTSTAALPEGAVLGPNQIPVFNDYDKGLAYAKTINKPIMLDFTGHACVNCRKMENNVWSTENVLPILKNDVVVISLYVDDKRPLPKSEQFISKSTGAEIETIGDKWTDFMISKYNTNTQPLYVLTDLQGNNLNQKQSTISYVSVEEYEAWLKEGISKFKK; the protein is encoded by the coding sequence ATGAAGAAAATATTTTTTATACTGTTTGCTTTTTTTGCTTTCGCAAAAGTAAATGCTCAAGTTTTAGATCCTGTAAAATGGACTATAGCAATCGAAAAGAAATCGGAAACCAATTATATTTTGACTTTTAATGCCGTAATCGAAAAAGATTGGCATATGTATTCACAATTCACACCAGATGGAGGTCCACTGCCTTTGGAACTTGTTTTTAAGGATCAAAAAGGGAACTACAATTTGATTGGCAAAGTCAAAGAAAGTAAAACGACTAAGGCTTTCAATGATGTTTTTGGTGTTGATGAAATTTTCTTTCACGATAAAGCTCAAATTCAGCAAGAAATAACATTGACAAATCCCAAAGCGACTTCTATCCAAACCGAATTGAGTTATCAGGTTTGTAAAGAAGTATGTATCAATCAGGAAAAGAAATTTACTTTCAAAATTCCGAAAACAGAATCAACGGTTGCAGTAGCAACTCCTGTAGAAGTAGCGAAAAAAGATACTACGAAAGCAGACACAGCAAGTACATTTACGGTTGTAGCAAAAGAAGTAGCACCAGCTGAAAAAACAGAAAATAAAGTTGCAGAGCAGCCTAAACCGAAGGCAGAAATAGGTTTGTGGTCTATTTTCTTTATTGCTTTCTTTTCTGGTTTTGCGGCTTTGCTGACACCTTGTGTATTCCCAATGATTCCAATGACAGTTAGTTTTTTTACCAAACAAAGTAAAAACAAAGCAGCTGGAATCAGAAATGCCATCATATATGGAATTTCGATTATTTTGATTTATGTATTACTTGGAATTTTAGTAACCTGGATTTTTGGTGCCGATGCACTGAATGCCTTGTCAACCAATGTTTGGTTTAATCTTCTGTTTTTTATTTTATTGGTGGTATTTGCTGTTTCGTTCTTAGGTGCTTTTGAAATAATGTTACCCAATTCGTGGGCAAATAAAGTAGATAGTCAAGCTGATAAGGGCGGAATTATCGGGATATTGTTTATGGCGTTGGCGTTGGCAATTGTTTCGTTTTCTTGTACAGGGCCAATCGTTGGAACGCTTTTGGTGGATGCAGCATCCAAAGGAGGAATCGCACCAATAATAGGAATGTTTGGATTTTCATTGGCTTTAGCCTTGCCATTTATGCTTTTTGCGATGTTCCCTGGCTGGTTACATTCTTTACCAAAATCAGGAGGATGGTTGAATACAGTTAAAGTGGTATTGGGATTTTTGGAACTGGCTTTAGCATTTAAATTTTTGTCTAATGCTGATTTAGTATTGCAATTGCATTTGTTGGAAAGAGAAGTGTTCTTGGTAATTTGGATTGCCATTTTTGGGGTTTTGGCTTTTTATTTGTTCGGAAAAATTACATTGCCACATGATAGCCCGATGTCTCATATTTCGGTCGGAAGATTGTCTTTGGGACTGTTGGTTTTATCTTTTACTATTTATTTAATACCTGGGCTTTGGGGTGCTCCACTAAAATTAATCAGCGCATTTCCTCCTCCTATGGAATATAGTGAAAGTCCTCTAGGCTTAGGGAATTTAAATAGTGGAAATACTTCAACTGCTGCTTTGCCGGAAGGTGCAGTTTTAGGCCCAAACCAAATTCCAGTTTTTAATGATTACGATAAAGGATTGGCTTACGCCAAAACAATAAATAAGCCGATAATGCTTGATTTTACTGGGCATGCTTGTGTAAATTGCCGAAAAATGGAAAATAACGTTTGGTCAACTGAAAATGTGCTCCCGATTCTGAAAAATGACGTTGTGGTTATTTCTCTCTATGTGGATGACAAAAGACCATTACCGAAAAGTGAACAGTTTATTTCAAAATCAACAGGAGCCGAAATTGAAACAATAGGCGATAAGTGGACCGATTTCATGATTTCAAAATACAATACCAACACTCAGCCTTTGTATGTTTTAACCGATTTGCAAGGAAATAATCTCAATCAGAAACAATCAACGATAAGTTATGTGAGCGTTGAAGAATATGAAGCTTGGTTGAAGGAAGGGATTTCTAAATTCAAGAAATAA
- the tilS gene encoding tRNA lysidine(34) synthetase TilS: protein MKNILQNHINKEIPYLKQKKLLLAVSGGLDSMVLLYLFQELNCDIAIAHCNFQLRGMESFGDQKFVQDYAEANKIPIFVTQFDTEAFAKDYRLSTQVAARELRYNWFYELLETEKFDYIVTAHHADDNLETFLINLTRGTGLEGLTGIPVQNDRVIRPLLFLSRKEIENYAKANNIQWREDSSNASDKYVRNKIRHHLIPILKELNPHFMASFLKTEGYLQESLAMVEDAASMIFQQVASEKDNQIHFDLNLLLQLPNYQSYLYQWLKEYGFTAWEDIYDLVASQSGKQVFSTDYRLLKDRDSLILSAIAETEDELFLIHENDTEVKIPLKLAFSKVTAISVASNKTIFVDADQLDFPLVIRKWEAGDSFQPFGMEGKSKKLSKFFKDEKLSLIEKENTWLLCSNNQIVWVIGQRADHRFRTSNTTKNILRIELI, encoded by the coding sequence ATGAAAAATATACTCCAAAATCATATCAATAAAGAAATCCCGTATTTGAAGCAAAAAAAATTGTTGCTAGCCGTAAGCGGCGGTTTGGACAGCATGGTTTTACTGTATTTATTTCAGGAATTGAACTGTGATATTGCCATTGCGCATTGTAATTTTCAACTTCGCGGAATGGAGAGTTTTGGAGATCAAAAATTTGTGCAGGATTATGCTGAGGCCAATAAAATACCAATTTTTGTTACTCAATTTGATACAGAGGCGTTCGCCAAAGATTACAGACTATCCACTCAGGTTGCCGCGAGGGAACTACGTTACAACTGGTTTTACGAGTTATTGGAAACCGAAAAATTTGACTACATAGTGACCGCACATCACGCCGATGACAATCTTGAAACTTTTTTGATTAATCTCACACGCGGGACAGGCTTGGAAGGGTTGACCGGGATTCCGGTACAAAATGACAGGGTGATTCGGCCGTTATTATTTTTGTCCCGTAAGGAAATTGAAAATTATGCTAAGGCAAATAATATTCAGTGGCGGGAAGACAGCAGCAATGCATCTGATAAATATGTTAGGAACAAAATTAGGCATCATTTGATTCCCATTTTGAAGGAGCTGAATCCTCATTTCATGGCTTCCTTTTTGAAAACCGAAGGCTATTTGCAGGAATCGTTGGCAATGGTTGAAGATGCAGCGAGTATGATTTTTCAGCAAGTGGCAAGCGAAAAGGACAATCAAATTCATTTTGATTTGAACCTATTGTTACAATTACCCAATTATCAGTCGTATTTGTACCAATGGCTGAAAGAATATGGTTTTACAGCTTGGGAAGATATTTATGATTTGGTAGCCAGCCAATCAGGTAAGCAAGTTTTTTCTACCGATTATCGTTTGCTAAAAGACAGGGATTCCCTTATTTTATCGGCAATTGCAGAAACTGAAGACGAGTTGTTTTTGATTCATGAAAATGATACGGAAGTTAAGATTCCCTTAAAATTGGCTTTTTCGAAAGTAACCGCTATCTCCGTTGCATCAAATAAAACTATATTTGTCGACGCAGATCAATTGGATTTCCCATTGGTGATTCGCAAATGGGAAGCAGGAGATTCTTTTCAACCCTTTGGTATGGAAGGGAAATCCAAGAAGTTAAGCAAATTTTTTAAGGACGAAAAATTATCATTGATAGAAAAAGAAAATACCTGGCTTTTATGCTCAAACAATCAGATTGTCTGGGTCATTGGACAAAGAGCCGATCATCGATTCAGAACCTCAAATACGACCAAAAATATACTTAGAATAGAATTAATTTAG
- a CDS encoding anthranilate synthase component I family protein, whose protein sequence is MRTSIYKFVEEPLQFKQQLIVWGQQFREITFLDSNSFSDEYSTFDCVLAVDAFTSIKTDYHNAFEDLKQYQQTTKDWLFGYLSYDLKNDQEHLHSDNFDGLDFPDLFFFQPKKLFLLKGNQLEIQYLNMCDDEVEDDFKEIIETQKSEVESHEKIAIEQRIPKKNYIGKVTKLLEHIHRGDLYEANFCMEFFAQNVSINPLEKFFRLNEISQAPFTVFFKNNKQFLLSASPERYLKKEGEDLISQPIKGTAKRFSDPLEDEKSKNTLANDPKERAENIMITDLVRNDLSRTAQKASVEVKELCGIYSFLQVHQMISTITSKIDPQYAVVDTLRTTFPMGSMTGAPKYAAMKITEELEETKRGLYSGAVGYFTPNGDFDFNVVIRSILYNQENKYVSFSVGSAITSLSIPEKEYEECLLKAKAMHEVLL, encoded by the coding sequence TTGAGAACTTCTATTTATAAATTTGTCGAAGAGCCATTGCAGTTCAAACAGCAGCTTATTGTTTGGGGGCAACAATTTCGAGAAATAACTTTCCTTGACAGTAATTCATTTTCCGATGAATATTCCACCTTTGATTGCGTTTTGGCCGTGGATGCTTTTACATCGATAAAAACGGATTATCATAACGCATTTGAGGATTTAAAACAATACCAACAAACGACCAAAGATTGGCTGTTTGGTTATTTATCTTATGATTTAAAAAATGATCAGGAACATTTGCATTCGGATAATTTTGATGGCTTAGACTTTCCGGATTTGTTCTTTTTTCAGCCTAAAAAGTTGTTTTTGCTAAAAGGGAATCAGCTTGAAATTCAATATCTGAATATGTGTGATGATGAAGTTGAGGATGATTTTAAAGAGATAATTGAAACTCAAAAATCGGAGGTTGAAAGTCATGAAAAAATAGCTATAGAACAGCGTATTCCAAAGAAAAATTATATTGGGAAAGTAACTAAATTGTTGGAGCATATCCATCGTGGTGATTTATACGAAGCCAATTTTTGTATGGAGTTTTTTGCACAAAATGTGTCAATCAACCCGCTGGAAAAATTCTTTAGACTGAATGAAATTTCACAAGCCCCGTTTACCGTTTTTTTTAAGAACAATAAACAATTTTTGCTTTCGGCATCACCCGAACGTTATTTGAAAAAAGAAGGTGAGGATCTAATTTCGCAACCGATAAAAGGAACTGCCAAACGTTTTTCGGATCCGTTGGAAGATGAAAAATCCAAAAACACTTTGGCAAACGACCCAAAAGAAAGAGCTGAGAATATTATGATAACCGACTTGGTTCGCAACGATTTGTCCCGAACGGCCCAAAAAGCTTCGGTGGAGGTAAAAGAACTGTGTGGAATTTATTCTTTCCTCCAGGTACACCAAATGATCTCGACAATAACGTCTAAAATTGATCCTCAATATGCAGTAGTCGATACGCTAAGAACGACATTCCCTATGGGAAGCATGACGGGAGCTCCCAAATATGCCGCAATGAAAATCACCGAAGAATTGGAGGAAACCAAACGAGGTTTGTACAGCGGGGCAGTTGGGTATTTTACGCCCAATGGAGACTTCGATTTCAATGTGGTTATTCGCAGTATTCTTTACAACCAAGAAAATAAATATGTTTCTTTTTCGGTTGGAAGTGCTATTACATCGTTGTCCATTCCTGAAAAGGAATATGAGGAATGTTTGCTAAAAGCAAAAGCCATGCACGAGGTTTTACTGTGA
- a CDS encoding DUF4349 domain-containing protein, translating into MNKILKRSLIPLAVIALTISCKKADALEESLAEEAAATADTISSSAAVQKEGETRKFVRTADLKFKVKNVTQSTYAIENITNKFDGFVTYTNLQSNIIDKFETKISQDSTLETTRYNVENNITIRVPNKRLDTVIKCIAKQIDFLNYRVIKADDVSLKMLANQLSQKRSNATEKRVEKAIDTKGKKINDIMEAENNLASQKEQNDNSKLENLSLQDQVNFSTLTIEIYQHESVKQEMVANTKDYHHYKPNIGIRIIDSLKTGWYVLVDIIVFIIEIWWLLLIVIGGIFLYKKYSKTKVLP; encoded by the coding sequence ATGAACAAAATCCTGAAACGAAGCTTAATTCCATTAGCCGTTATTGCCCTAACTATCAGCTGTAAAAAAGCCGATGCCCTAGAAGAAAGCCTAGCAGAAGAGGCAGCCGCAACCGCCGACACCATTTCCTCCTCCGCAGCGGTCCAAAAAGAAGGTGAAACCCGAAAATTTGTTCGCACGGCCGACCTGAAATTCAAGGTCAAAAATGTAACCCAATCGACCTACGCTATAGAAAACATCACCAATAAATTTGATGGTTTTGTTACCTACACCAATTTACAGAGCAACATTATCGATAAATTTGAAACCAAAATAAGCCAGGACAGCACTCTCGAAACCACTCGTTACAATGTGGAGAACAACATTACGATAAGGGTGCCCAACAAACGTCTTGACACTGTCATTAAATGTATTGCCAAACAAATTGACTTTTTGAATTATCGCGTTATAAAAGCGGATGATGTTTCCCTAAAAATGCTTGCCAACCAGCTTTCGCAAAAAAGAAGCAATGCGACCGAAAAAAGAGTTGAAAAAGCCATAGACACCAAAGGCAAGAAAATCAACGACATCATGGAAGCTGAAAATAATTTGGCCAGTCAAAAAGAACAAAACGATAATTCCAAATTAGAGAATTTATCGCTCCAGGATCAAGTGAACTTTAGCACGCTAACCATCGAAATATACCAACACGAATCGGTAAAACAGGAAATGGTTGCCAACACCAAAGACTATCACCATTACAAACCTAATATTGGAATACGTATTATCGATTCTTTAAAAACAGGTTGGTATGTATTGGTCGATATCATTGTTTTTATAATAGAGATTTGGTGGTTGCTATTAATTGTTATTGGAGGAATCTTCCTTTACAAAAAGTACTCAAAAACAAAAGTACTGCCGTAA